The following are encoded together in the Astyanax mexicanus isolate ESR-SI-001 chromosome 8, AstMex3_surface, whole genome shotgun sequence genome:
- the ankrd46b gene encoding ankyrin repeat domain-containing protein 46: protein MSYVFINDSPQTSVPLLQACIDGDLAFAKRLLETGCDPNIRDNRGRTGLHLAAARGNVEICRFLHKFGADLLATDYQGNTALHLCGHVDTIQFLVSNGLKIDICNHNGSTPLVLAKRRGVNKDAIRLLEGLEEQEVKGFNRGAHSKLETMQMAESESAMESHSLLNPNLQNSEGVLSSFRSTWQEFVEDLGFWRVLLLLVVIALLSLGIAYYVSGVLPFSASQLELVH from the exons ATGTCATATGTCTTCATCAATGATTCGCCGCAGACTAGTGTACCGTTACTGCAGGCCTGCATCGATGGAGATTTGGCATTTGCAAAGCGCCTCTTGGAGACGGGCTGTGACCCCAACATCCGGGATAACCGAGGCCGAACTGGCCTCCACTTAGCAGCTGCTCGTGGCAATGTGGAGATCTGTCGCTTCTTACACAAGTTTGGAGCAGACTTGCTAGCCACTGATTATCAAGGCAACACTGCTCTGCACCTGTGTGGACATGTGGACACTATTCAGTTTCTTGTCTCTAATGGGCTGAAGATAGATATCTG TAATCATAATGGTTCAACTCCTCTGGTGCTGGCCAAGCGACGAGGGGTGAATAAAGATGCTATTCGACTTCTGGAAGGTCTGGAGGAACAGGAGGTGAAAGGCTTCAACAGAGGAGCTCATTCCAAACTAGAGACCATGCAGATGGCTGAGAGTGAGAG CGCCATGGAAAGTCACTCGCTTCTAAACCCCAACCTACAGAACAGTGAGGGCGTGCTGTCCAGCTTCCGCTCCACCTGGCAGGAGTTTGTGGAAGACCTGGGTTTCTGGAGGGTTCTTCTGCTTCTGGTGGTGATCGCTCTACTCTCTCTCGGCATCGCTTACTACGTGAGCGGCGTACTCCCCTTCTCTGCCAGCCAGCTGGAGCTGGTCCACTGA
- the LOC103027072 gene encoding transmembrane protein 185A — MNLRGLFQDFNVSKFIIYASLLLFSVLLALRLDGVVEWSSWAVFTPIWLWKLMVVIGASVGTGVWAHNPRYRAEGETCVEFKAMLIAVGIHILLLMFEVLVCDRIERTSSGHVWLLVFMPLFFVSPLSVAACVWGFRHDRSLELEIMCSVNILQFIFIALRLDNIIKWSWLVVCVPLWILMSFLCLVVLYYIVWSMLFLRSMDIIAEQRRNYVTMAVSWMTIVVPLLTFEILLVHRLDGLNKLSYVSVFVPLWVSLITLMTTTFRQKGGNHWWFGIRKDFCLFLLELFPFLREYGNISYNLQHDDSEVFEEIPVAPEPLKSGPKFLCKEVEIMPSPGRYFDPPPKLCIDIPD; from the exons ATGAATCTGAGAGGACTGTTTCAGGATTTTAATGTCAG CAAATTCATCATCTACGCCTCCTTGTTGCTGTTCTCTGTTCTGCTGGCGCTGAGGCTGGATGGAGTTGTCGAGTGGAGCAGCTGGGCTGTTTTCACACCCATCTGGCTGTGGAAGCTCATGGTTGTCATCGGAGCATCTGTTGGTACTGGTGTGTGGGCTCACAATCCACGCTACAG agcGGAGGGCGAGACATGTGTGGAGTTCAAAGCCATGCTGATAGCAGTGGGCATCCACATTCTCCTGCTGATGTTTGAAGTATTGGTGTGTGACAGAATTGAGAGGACCTCATCTGGCCATGTCTGGCTTCTCGTCTTCATGCCCCTTTTTTTCGTCTCCCCGCTGTCAGTGGCTGCTTGTGTGTGGGGATTTCGCCATGACCGGTCACTGGAG CTGGAGATTATGTGTTCTGTCAATATTCTTCAGTTCATTTTCATTGCCTTGCGGCTGGACAATATCATCAAATGGTCCTGGCTG GTAGTGTGTGTGCCGCTGTGGATCCTCATGTCATTCCTGTGCCTGGTGGTGCTCTACTATATTGTCTGGTCTATGCTCTTCCTCCGCTCCATGGACATCATTGCAGAGCAGCGTCGCAATTATGTCACCATGGCTGTTAGCTGGATGACTATCGTAGTGCCACTCCTCACATTTGAG ATCTTGCTGGTGCATAGGCTGGATGGCCTTAACAAATTGAGTTATGTGTCTGTTTTTGTGCCTTTGTGGGTCTCATTGATCACTCTCATGACCACCACTTTCAGACAAAAGGGCGGGAATCACT gGTGGTTTGGCATCCGTAAAGACTTCTGTCTCTTCCTACTTGAGCTCTTCCCATTCCTTCGAGAGTATGGCAACATTTCCTACAACCTGCAGCATGATGACTCTGAGGTTTTCGAGGAGATACCAGTTGCACCCGAACCTTTGAAAAGTGGCCCCAAGTTTCTCTGCAAAGAAGTGGAAATCATGCCGAGTCCTGGGAGATATTTTGACCCGCCTCCTAAACTGTGCATAGACATACCTGACTGA
- the LOC103038443 gene encoding butyrophilin subfamily 1 member A1-like gives MKFMYTALLLLYNFTPSRSEDIKVVGPSFPLTAAVGEDLILPCSLQPNISAVDMTVEWLRLDQKDSIVHLYMEHEDRSKEQAVSYRGRTQLFKEELQKGNTSLKLSTVHVSDTGKYKCVVRSKSSYRSWYDDITLDVLIQGTGTDPVITVEQLGVSGGISLMCESKGWNPEPEILWLNSEGAALNAEATETERHSEGITVKRRVTVYKTNSNRFYCRVKQEHHMKQTEIIISGESFIGWWISLILNFLLSSLMLIGIIVILIHNKRKGQPCYKEDGNPQVTVRLSPELSESDLSDGSESVSSDKDSDHATDLLEPDIAPANPAWREQFVTCRTQAQQLKRQLVFKVDFPDYLPFTDIEQMKQILCYNYLLFFPVDVFMDINTAHPYLNLSENRKQVKYGKKRENFSDQQQAFDDCVFILGTEGFQRSFYFEVQVRGKTDWTVGVARETIKKNGDITLNPGFGFWTLSKGNYMYVPSVSVSKSHNPQNVGVFVDYKDGMVYFYDVDANVLIACFNDDAFSEKLYPIFSPGTKWGGKNSAPLIINEPTQFCDTEHSENQETELVLCSD, from the exons ATGAAGTTCATGTATACAGCACTGCTCCTTCTCTACAACTTCACACCATCCAGATCAG AGGATATTAAGGTGGTTGGTCCATCTTTTCCTCTAACTGCTGCTGTTGGAGAAGACCTCATTCTGCCCTGTTCCCTCCAGCCCAATATCAGCGCTGTGGATATGACAGTGGAGTGGCTCAGACTAGATCAGAAAGATTCTATAGTGCATCTTTACATGGAGCACGAGGACAGAAGTAAAGAGCAGGCTGTGTCTTACAGAGGAAGAACACAACTCTTCAAAGAGGAGCTACAGAAAGGCAACACTTCCCTCAAACTCTCCACAGTTCACGTCTCTGATACAGGAAAATACAAATGTGTAGTTAGATCTAAGTCATCATACCGGTCCTGGTATGATGACATAACTCTTGATGTTTTAATTCAAG GTACGGGGACAGATCCGGTGATAACAGTGGAGCAGCTTGGTGTCTCAGGAGGAATCAGTTTAATGTGTGAATCTAAAGGCTGGAACCCTGAACCAGAAATTCTGTGGCTTAACAGTGAAGGAGCCGCTCTGAATGCTGAagctacagagacagagagacactctGAGGGCATTACTGTGAAACGCAGAGTCACTGTTTACAAAACAAACTCCAACAGATTCTACTGCAGAGTTAAACAGGAACATCACATGAAGCAGACAGAGATTATCATTTCTG gtgAAAGTTTCATAGGATGGTGGATCAGCCTCATCTTAAACTTTCTTTTATCATCATTAATGCTTATCGGAATCATTGTAATACTTATTCATAATAAGAGAAAag GTCAGCCATGTTACAAAGAGGATGGAAATCCTCAAGTAACAGTCAGGCTGTCTCCTGAATTGTCTGAGAGTGACCTCTCTGATGGGTCAGAATCTGTGTCATCAGATAAAGATTCTGACCATGCTACTG ATCTGTTGGAGCCAGACATTGCTCCAGCCAATCCAGCATGGCGAGAACAATTTGTGACGTGTCGGACGCAAGCTCAACAGTTGAAGAGACAACTGGTGTTCAAAGTGGACTTCCCAGATTACCTGCCTTTCACCGACATTGAA CAAATGAAACAAATTCTTTGTTATAATTATCTTCTATTTTTTCCAGTGGATGTGTTTATGGACATCAACACAGCTCATCCCTATCTTAACTTGTCAGAAAATAGAAAGCAGGTGAAATATGGAAAGAAACGAGAAAACTTCTCTGATCAGCAACAGGCTTTTGATGACTGTGTTTTTATTCTGGGAACAGAGGGGTTCCAACGCTCGTTTTACTTCGAGGTGCAGGTCAGGGGGAAGACTGACTGGACTGTAGGAGTGGCCAGAGAGACAATTAAGAAAAATGGGGATATTACACTGAATCCTGGGTTTGGATTCTGGACTTTGAGTAAGGGGAACTATATGTATGTCCCCAGTGTCAGTGTCTCAAAAAGCCATAACCCTCAAAATGTGGGAGTGTTTGTGGATTATAAAGACGGAATGGTTTATTTTTACGATGTAGATGCAAACGTTCTTATTGCTTGCTTTAATGATGATGCATTCTCAGAGAAACTCTATCCAATATTTAGTCCTGGTACCAAATGGGGAGGTAAAAATTCTGCTCCTCTGATCATTAATGAACCCACGCAATTCTGTGACACTGAACACAGTGAAAACCAGGAAACTGAATTAGTTCTTTGTTCAGATTAG